In a genomic window of Chloroflexota bacterium:
- a CDS encoding zinc ribbon domain-containing protein, translating into MRCCAPWNPNSTTSCTGQALLQFFQGKGYQTQMLPGPGADGVTVQAKKGSGWITTATSQALTVMMTPQGDNLVVQTGGARWTEKVVSGAVAAIVFWPLVALPAYGAYKQKEIIDQTWEFLDQYIASAGGTLTAAPMAAPVMAPPVAPAPTKAQARCPSCNQPVRAGAKFCDNCGASLVLACAKCGAELRPGAKFCDHCGAPAEAKA; encoded by the coding sequence ATGAGATGCTGCGCGCCCTGGAACCCAAACTCAACGACGAGTTGCACGGGGCAGGCTTTGCTGCAATTTTTCCAGGGCAAGGGGTATCAGACCCAGATGCTCCCAGGCCCAGGGGCAGATGGCGTAACGGTGCAGGCGAAAAAGGGGTCTGGCTGGATCACCACTGCTACTTCTCAAGCCCTCACAGTAATGATGACTCCCCAGGGAGACAATCTGGTAGTGCAGACGGGGGGCGCCAGGTGGACGGAGAAAGTTGTGAGTGGCGCAGTGGCCGCTATTGTTTTCTGGCCGTTGGTTGCTCTCCCTGCCTACGGGGCTTATAAGCAGAAGGAGATCATTGACCAGACTTGGGAGTTCCTAGACCAGTACATCGCCTCGGCCGGGGGCACGCTGACGGCTGCCCCGATGGCTGCCCCAGTCATGGCCCCGCCGGTAGCACCCGCACCAACGAAAGCCCAAGCCCGTTGCCCATCCTGCAACCAGCCAGTGCGGGCGGGAGCAAAGTTCTGCGATAATTGCGGGGCCTCATTGGTGCTTGCCTGCGCGAAGTGCGGGGCAGAGTTGCGCCCCGGGGCCAAGTTCTGCGATCATTGCGGGGCACCGGCGGAAGCGAAGGCCTGA
- a CDS encoding zinc ribbon domain-containing protein, giving the protein MWRLGPVLALSLLPQLVICLVLLVGVIAVRQVVKGVTKGGALQTQVAKGVAQDTLSRGQAVVEREVEQAKSSLSALAQDVKADLGRVIGEQTATSTPVPPVAPRCPSCGRFVRAGAKFCDGCGAALLATCPHCGRALRPGAKFCDGCGKPIRPVA; this is encoded by the coding sequence ATGTGGCGACTGGGTCCCGTTCTGGCGCTCTCTCTCCTGCCCCAGTTGGTTATCTGCCTCGTCCTCTTGGTGGGTGTGATCGCAGTTCGGCAGGTGGTCAAAGGGGTCACGAAGGGTGGGGCACTGCAAACCCAAGTGGCGAAAGGAGTGGCCCAAGACACCCTGAGCCGAGGGCAGGCCGTTGTGGAGCGAGAAGTCGAGCAGGCGAAAAGTTCGCTCTCTGCCCTGGCCCAGGATGTGAAGGCGGATTTGGGGCGAGTGATCGGAGAGCAGACGGCCACCAGCACGCCCGTGCCCCCGGTCGCGCCGCGCTGCCCATCCTGCGGGCGCTTCGTGCGAGCAGGAGCCAAATTCTGTGACGGCTGCGGGGCAGCCTTGCTGGCCACTTGCCCGCACTGTGGTCGAGCCTTGCGGCCAGGCGCCAAATTCTGCGACGGCTGCGGGAAACCGATACGCCCGGTCGCTTAG
- a CDS encoding potassium transporter TrkA: protein MSKTSLWDRLRYAFDNSLSKGPVALIGWLALASAALILAASLFLWATGIAPQPNLIDLLWMNLLHTLGRSIPDGDNATWPYRLFMLAVTFGSIFITGTLIGVLTAITRSKIEDLRKGRSKVTETGHTVILGWAPHIFSIISELVAAKANQPKSCIVILGDKDKVEMEEEIRDKVGSTGRTRAVCRRGSPIEMSDLDIVSLQTAHSIIIPSPEGDDPDSSVIKALLAITNNPNRRPEPYHIVAEIRNPKNREVAQIVGRDEVELVLVGDLVARITAQICRQPGLSVVYTELLDFEGDEIYFHAEPALTGKTFGEALLAYEDCTAIGIYPKNGKLQLNPPMETVIQDGDQIIAIAEDDDAIRLSGRTDVGIHEEAIHSPKVAEARPERTLILGWNWHAPSVINELDRYVAPGSVVTVVADCADGAAEIARRCAGLRNQTVHFHLGNTTDRHTLDGLAIETYNHVIILCYCDTLDAQQADARTLITLLHLRDIAERTGHPFSIVSEMMDVRNRNLAEVTRADDFIVSTQIISLILAQVSENKALNAVFTDLFNPEGSEIYLKPAADYVRLNGALNFYTVVEAARRRSEVALGYWLHAHANDAAKAYGVVLNPDKSAPVTFSEGDRIIVLAGG from the coding sequence ATGAGCAAGACTTCGCTGTGGGACCGGCTGCGCTATGCTTTCGACAACAGTCTGTCCAAGGGGCCTGTGGCGCTGATCGGCTGGCTGGCCTTGGCGTCCGCCGCTTTGATTCTCGCGGCCTCGCTTTTCCTCTGGGCCACGGGGATCGCACCCCAGCCTAACTTGATTGACCTGTTGTGGATGAACCTGCTGCACACATTGGGCCGCAGCATCCCCGACGGCGATAATGCCACCTGGCCCTACCGGCTGTTCATGCTGGCCGTTACCTTCGGCAGCATCTTCATCACTGGCACTCTCATCGGTGTGCTCACGGCTATAACTCGAAGCAAGATCGAGGACTTGCGCAAGGGGCGCTCCAAGGTTACCGAGACCGGCCACACCGTTATCTTGGGCTGGGCCCCGCACATCTTCTCTATTATCTCCGAACTCGTGGCAGCCAAGGCCAACCAACCCAAATCCTGCATCGTCATCCTGGGTGACAAAGACAAAGTGGAGATGGAGGAGGAGATCCGGGACAAAGTGGGTTCGACGGGCCGCACCCGCGCCGTCTGTCGGCGCGGCAGCCCGATAGAGATGAGCGACCTGGACATCGTCAGCCTGCAGACCGCTCACTCGATCATCATCCCTTCGCCCGAGGGAGATGACCCCGACTCCAGTGTGATCAAGGCCCTCTTGGCTATCACCAACAATCCCAACCGCCGCCCCGAGCCCTACCACATCGTCGCCGAGATCCGCAACCCGAAGAACAGGGAGGTGGCGCAGATAGTGGGGCGCGACGAGGTGGAATTGGTGCTGGTGGGCGACCTGGTCGCGCGCATCACCGCGCAGATCTGCCGCCAGCCGGGCCTATCGGTGGTTTACACAGAACTGTTGGATTTCGAGGGCGACGAGATATATTTCCACGCCGAGCCCGCGCTCACCGGCAAGACCTTCGGCGAAGCCTTGCTGGCGTATGAGGATTGCACGGCGATCGGGATATACCCCAAGAACGGCAAACTGCAACTCAACCCGCCGATGGAGACCGTCATTCAAGATGGCGACCAGATCATTGCCATCGCCGAGGACGACGACGCCATCCGACTGTCTGGGCGAACGGATGTGGGCATCCATGAGGAGGCCATCCATTCCCCCAAGGTCGCAGAGGCACGTCCGGAGCGCACCCTGATTCTGGGCTGGAATTGGCACGCGCCGTCTGTCATCAACGAACTGGATCGCTATGTGGCGCCGGGCTCGGTGGTTACCGTGGTGGCCGACTGCGCCGACGGAGCAGCCGAGATCGCCCGGCGTTGCGCTGGACTCCGTAACCAGACCGTCCACTTTCACTTGGGAAACACGACCGACCGCCACACATTGGACGGACTGGCCATCGAGACGTACAATCACGTGATCATCCTGTGCTATTGCGACACCCTCGATGCCCAGCAAGCCGATGCGCGCACGCTGATCACGCTCCTGCACTTGCGCGACATCGCCGAGCGCACCGGGCACCCCTTCTCCATCGTCAGCGAGATGATGGACGTCCGCAACCGGAACTTGGCGGAGGTTACGCGAGCCGACGACTTCATCGTCAGCACGCAGATCATCAGCCTGATCTTGGCACAGGTTTCGGAGAACAAAGCCCTCAACGCGGTCTTCACCGACCTCTTCAATCCGGAGGGGTCCGAGATATACCTCAAACCGGCGGCAGATTACGTGCGGTTGAACGGTGCGTTGAACTTCTACACCGTGGTGGAAGCGGCGCGACGGCGAAGCGAGGTGGCGTTAGGCTACTGGCTACATGCCCACGCCAACGACGCAGCGAAGGCTTACGGGGTAGTCCTCAATCCCGACAAGTCGGCCCCGGTTACATTCTCCGAGGGAGATCGGATCATCGTCCTGGCCGGAGGGTAG
- a CDS encoding orotidine 5'-phosphate decarboxylase, with protein sequence MWQSILRPQLEAARAEQRPRAWSDLRLQSNLRYLQLAFNEDWAQARRILPLIPQSDRILIEAGTPYIKNEGLAGIRAIREHWPGPIVADLKTVDGGAEEVAMVRAAGATAATVLGSSPVETLDRFISACADLEIDSMIDMLGVSDPLRVMMQLAKPPQVVVLHRGRDEEGTRGKVIGYRHVNRVRSKFDVLISAAGGVDLREARSAIFNGASIVVVNIVSPGKPWEGIRADSDVGGMAQQFLATIE encoded by the coding sequence ATGTGGCAAAGCATTCTGCGCCCGCAACTCGAGGCTGCCAGGGCGGAGCAGCGCCCCCGTGCTTGGTCGGATCTCCGGCTGCAGAGCAACCTTCGCTACCTGCAACTGGCTTTCAATGAGGATTGGGCCCAGGCCAGACGAATTCTGCCCCTGATTCCGCAGAGTGACCGCATCTTGATCGAGGCCGGCACGCCCTACATCAAAAACGAAGGTCTGGCCGGCATTCGCGCTATCCGCGAACACTGGCCGGGTCCCATCGTGGCGGACCTGAAAACTGTGGACGGCGGAGCCGAAGAGGTAGCCATGGTTCGCGCCGCCGGGGCTACGGCGGCAACGGTGCTGGGCAGTTCACCGGTGGAGACCCTGGATCGTTTCATCAGCGCCTGCGCCGACTTGGAGATAGATTCGATGATTGACATGCTGGGCGTGAGCGACCCGCTGCGAGTGATGATGCAGTTGGCAAAGCCGCCCCAGGTGGTGGTACTGCACCGCGGGCGGGATGAGGAAGGCACGCGAGGCAAGGTCATTGGCTACAGGCATGTCAACCGGGTGCGCAGCAAATTCGACGTGCTTATCTCTGCTGCCGGCGGCGTGGATCTCCGGGAGGCCCGCAGCGCGATTTTCAACGGTGCCAGCATCGTCGTGGTCAACATCGTTTCCCCGGGCAAGCCCTGGGAGGGCATTCGCGCCGACAGTGATGTGGGTGGGATGGCCCAGCAATTCCTGGCCACCATCGAATAG
- a CDS encoding slipin family protein, protein MALVVVIFPLVLIYLLSGICLVYQYERGVVFTLGKYSGTREPGLMWIAPVFQNMRKVDMRIQTADIPRQEVITRDNITILANTVVYFKVERPEDAIIKIEDYGYAVRQYTQAALRDVVGNSELDFVLSEREQVANNIRKIVDAETSDWGIDIESIKIQEIELPAEMKRAMAKQAEAERERRAVIIASQGELSAAENLQKAAEILSKSSGALHLRTLQTIRDIAADPSEKIVIFVPSGMEEVIQRVAQG, encoded by the coding sequence TTGGCATTGGTCGTGGTGATATTCCCCCTCGTCTTGATCTACCTGCTCTCCGGCATCTGCCTCGTGTACCAGTATGAGCGCGGGGTGGTCTTTACCCTGGGCAAGTACAGTGGTACCCGTGAGCCCGGCCTGATGTGGATCGCCCCGGTTTTCCAGAACATGCGCAAGGTGGACATGCGCATCCAGACTGCCGATATCCCCAGGCAAGAGGTCATCACCCGCGACAACATCACTATCCTCGCCAACACGGTGGTCTACTTCAAGGTGGAAAGGCCGGAGGACGCCATCATCAAGATCGAGGACTATGGTTACGCGGTTCGGCAATACACCCAGGCAGCTCTCAGGGACGTGGTCGGCAACAGCGAACTGGACTTCGTGCTCAGTGAGCGCGAGCAGGTCGCCAACAACATCCGCAAGATCGTGGATGCCGAGACTTCGGATTGGGGCATAGACATCGAGTCCATCAAGATCCAGGAGATCGAACTGCCGGCGGAGATGAAGCGGGCTATGGCCAAGCAAGCGGAGGCCGAGCGCGAGCGCCGCGCGGTGATCATCGCCTCGCAGGGCGAACTGTCGGCCGCTGAGAACTTGCAGAAAGCCGCCGAGATACTTTCCAAAAGCAGCGGCGCACTGCACCTCCGCACCCTGCAGACCATCCGCGATATCGCCGCTGACCCCTCGGAGAAAATCGTCATCTTTGTCCCCTCTGGTATGGAGGAGGTCATACAAAGGGTGGCCCAGGGGTAA
- a CDS encoding alpha/beta fold hydrolase has product METKVQEKWVEVEGLRIHYLRAGEQGSPVLLLHGGGLDCASLSYRLSIGPISQHHRVFAPDWPGYGESDQPKVEYSTEYYVHFLGRLMDALGLERASLAGLSMGGGIALGFSLESPHRVEKLVLVDSYGLGSEVPWPAISYLVVWMPLLYEMTYAVMRRSRWMVRLSLQNLVCNRRVVTDDLVDEVYRLVKKPGVEKAFRSFQRSEARWNGLRTNFVDRLPELAVPTLILHGEKDRLVPVSWAERAHSLISGSELRVFPECGHWLVREKTEEFNRAVLEFLGKDG; this is encoded by the coding sequence ATGGAAACGAAGGTCCAGGAGAAATGGGTCGAAGTGGAGGGCCTGCGCATCCACTATCTGAGGGCCGGCGAGCAAGGTTCGCCGGTCCTGCTGCTCCACGGTGGGGGTCTGGACTGCGCCTCTCTCTCGTACCGGCTCAGCATCGGGCCTATCTCTCAGCACCACCGGGTTTTCGCCCCCGATTGGCCCGGATATGGGGAGAGCGATCAGCCAAAGGTGGAATACAGCACCGAATACTATGTCCACTTCCTGGGCCGTCTTATGGACGCCCTGGGCTTGGAACGGGCCAGCCTGGCTGGGCTTTCGATGGGCGGGGGGATCGCCTTGGGCTTCAGCCTCGAATCTCCGCACCGGGTGGAGAAACTGGTGTTGGTGGATAGTTACGGCCTGGGAAGTGAAGTCCCCTGGCCGGCGATCTCGTATCTGGTGGTGTGGATGCCGCTCCTCTATGAAATGACGTACGCGGTCATGAGGCGGAGCCGGTGGATGGTGCGGTTGAGTCTGCAGAACTTGGTCTGCAATCGGCGGGTGGTTACGGACGATTTGGTGGATGAGGTTTACCGACTGGTGAAGAAACCGGGGGTGGAGAAGGCGTTCCGGTCTTTTCAGAGAAGCGAGGCTCGCTGGAATGGGCTGCGCACTAACTTCGTGGATAGGCTCCCGGAACTCGCCGTGCCCACTCTCATCCTCCACGGTGAGAAAGACCGCCTTGTGCCCGTCTCCTGGGCTGAAAGAGCCCACTCGCTCATCAGTGGCTCTGAGTTGCGCGTCTTTCCGGAGTGCGGGCACTGGCTGGTGCGCGAGAAGACAGAGGAATTCAACCGCGCGGTGCTGGAGTTTTTGGGCAAGGACGGGTGA
- a CDS encoding ABC transporter permease translates to MIADIWTVMWKEWKEMLLSGGGRGGRLGLLVFVAVFGIYLPLQMGRDWVESPVALFYWMWVPLFLVTSVIADSFAGERERHILETLLASRLSDRAILFGKVGAAVGYGWGLTMISLLLGLVTVNLAHGRGELLLYPPEIGLAIVVFTLLGAVLVAAVGVFVSLRAPTVRQAQQILSLSIMLLLFVPTFGIQALPVEWRLRLAEMLAAVDVAKIALIGGTVMTVLDIGLLAAAMARFQRARLILD, encoded by the coding sequence ATGATCGCCGATATCTGGACGGTGATGTGGAAAGAGTGGAAGGAGATGCTCCTCTCGGGTGGCGGCCGAGGAGGCAGGCTGGGCTTGCTGGTGTTCGTGGCCGTCTTCGGGATTTATCTGCCCCTGCAGATGGGACGCGATTGGGTGGAATCGCCGGTGGCGCTGTTTTATTGGATGTGGGTACCGCTTTTTCTGGTGACAAGCGTGATTGCCGACTCCTTCGCCGGGGAGCGCGAGCGGCACATACTGGAGACGCTGCTGGCCAGCCGTCTCTCGGACCGGGCCATTCTCTTCGGCAAAGTCGGTGCCGCGGTGGGATATGGCTGGGGCTTGACGATGATCAGCCTGCTCCTGGGCTTGGTGACGGTGAACCTCGCCCATGGGCGCGGTGAACTATTGCTCTACCCGCCTGAGATCGGTCTGGCCATCGTGGTATTCACTCTGTTGGGGGCCGTGCTGGTGGCCGCGGTGGGCGTCTTTGTGTCACTGCGGGCCCCGACGGTGCGACAGGCGCAGCAGATTTTGAGCCTCAGTATTATGTTGCTCCTGTTCGTCCCGACATTCGGCATTCAGGCGCTGCCGGTTGAGTGGAGGTTGCGCCTGGCTGAGATGCTGGCGGCGGTGGATGTAGCCAAGATCGCGCTCATCGGCGGGACGGTGATGACTGTGCTCGACATCGGGTTGCTCGCGGCGGCGATGGCCCGTTTCCAGCGGGCGCGGTTGATCCTCGATTGA
- a CDS encoding ABC transporter ATP-binding protein: protein MTDIAIRIENLTRDFGPVRAVDNLSLEVPTGIVFGFLGPNGAGKTTTIRLLLGLLEPTSGRAEVLGFDTQSQADEIRQRTGALLEHSGLYERLSAEDNLEFYGRIWHLPEGERQARIQELLTHLGLWERRKEAVRAWSRGMKQKLAVARALLHRPSLIFMDEPTAGLDPVAAAALREDLAGLAARERATIFLTTHNMAEAEKLCHRVGVIRAGKLLAVGHPDELRTRSGEPQVEITGRGFGEEILALLRARPEVASAEVQNSRLVIPLRGQVDVAPLVSLIVSAGAEVEEVRRGKASLEEVFLTLMEEER, encoded by the coding sequence ATGACGGATATCGCCATTCGCATTGAGAACCTCACCCGTGACTTCGGCCCGGTGCGTGCCGTGGACAATCTCTCTTTGGAAGTGCCAACTGGCATCGTCTTCGGCTTCCTGGGACCCAATGGGGCGGGCAAGACGACGACCATCCGCCTCCTATTGGGCTTGCTGGAACCGACCAGCGGGCGAGCCGAGGTATTGGGCTTCGACACTCAGAGCCAGGCGGACGAGATCCGCCAGCGAACGGGTGCTCTGCTCGAACACTCGGGCCTCTACGAACGATTGAGCGCCGAAGACAACCTGGAATTCTACGGGCGCATCTGGCACTTGCCCGAGGGAGAACGGCAGGCGCGCATCCAGGAACTGCTCACACACCTGGGGTTGTGGGAGCGGAGGAAAGAAGCGGTCCGGGCCTGGAGCCGGGGGATGAAGCAGAAACTGGCTGTGGCACGGGCGTTGCTTCACCGCCCGTCCTTGATTTTTATGGACGAGCCGACGGCAGGCCTCGACCCAGTGGCGGCGGCAGCCCTGCGCGAAGACCTGGCTGGCCTGGCCGCGCGCGAGAGGGCGACGATCTTCCTGACCACGCACAATATGGCCGAGGCGGAGAAGTTGTGCCATCGGGTGGGTGTTATCCGCGCCGGGAAGTTGTTGGCGGTCGGCCATCCCGACGAATTGCGGACCAGGAGCGGCGAGCCACAAGTGGAGATCACCGGGCGTGGCTTCGGCGAGGAGATCCTGGCACTGCTCCGAGCACGCCCCGAGGTAGCCAGCGCCGAGGTGCAGAACAGCCGCCTGGTGATTCCTTTGCGTGGTCAAGTGGACGTCGCGCCTTTGGTCAGCCTCATCGTGAGCGCGGGGGCAGAAGTGGAAGAGGTGCGGAGAGGCAAAGCAAGCCTGGAAGAGGTCTTCTTGACGCTGATGGAGGAAGAGCGATGA
- a CDS encoding DUF1232 domain-containing protein: protein METYAIYLAYKDPRVPWYARLFAACVVGYAFSPIDLIPDPIPILGYLDDLVLVPLGVALALKMIPPPVLAECRERAQEVVGQGRPVSWAAAAVIVAIWLLLAALAIAVVVRVRRS from the coding sequence ATGGAAACCTACGCCATCTATCTCGCTTACAAAGACCCCAGAGTTCCTTGGTACGCCAGGCTGTTCGCCGCTTGCGTGGTCGGGTATGCCTTCAGCCCGATAGACCTGATCCCAGACCCTATCCCCATCCTGGGCTATCTGGATGACTTGGTCTTGGTGCCCCTGGGGGTTGCCCTGGCGCTGAAGATGATCCCACCGCCGGTTTTGGCCGAGTGTCGAGAGAGGGCTCAGGAAGTTGTAGGTCAGGGCAGGCCGGTGAGTTGGGCAGCCGCCGCCGTCATCGTCGCCATCTGGCTTCTTCTGGCGGCCTTGGCCATTGCCGTCGTGGTGCGAGTTCGCAGAAGTTGA
- a CDS encoding ABC transporter ATP-binding protein, which translates to MPGPAGHAHGRIPIEKPRDVRGTLRRLLNYLRPYARPLFVVLLLVVVSSVLDLLGPWLMGVAIDRYITTRDVPGLVRIVLVLVGIYLISWAAQMGQSLLVARTSQRAMRALRQELFVHMQRLPLSFFDKHPHGDLMSRLTNDMQAISMVLAQNVTALFSGILSLVGIVVMMFAINFWLTLASMIVFPAMLWLVGFVGQRTREGFRQYQMYLGVLNGKLEEMFSGQRVILAFGRGDAVLADFEQANQITRDVGIRAQTYSLLVPPLMGIMSNANVAILAGLGGWMTLRGLASVGTIASFYTYSRRFAAPLRQLGDLYNQLQSALAGAERIFNLLDEQPELPDDPDAVELERVAGDVVFDHVNFSYVPGVPVIKDMSLHAKPGQTIALVGPTGAGKTTMINLLSRFYDVDGGAIRIDGIDIRRIKRDSLRRQLGVVLQDTFLFTGTVMDNIRYGRLDATDEEVIAAAKLANAHQFIERLPQGYATMLSERASNLSEGQRQLIAIARAVLSNPGILILDEATSSVDTRTEVQIQAGLRRLMQGRTSFVIAHRLSTIRDADEVLVINEGEIIERGTHEELLARQGFYYRLYMSQFKGQVQPVRVLG; encoded by the coding sequence ATGCCGGGACCGGCGGGACACGCGCACGGGCGCATCCCAATCGAGAAGCCGCGCGACGTGCGCGGCACGCTGCGGCGTCTGCTGAACTACTTGCGCCCCTACGCCAGGCCGTTATTCGTTGTTTTGCTGTTGGTGGTGGTCAGTAGCGTGTTGGATCTATTGGGGCCGTGGTTGATGGGCGTGGCCATTGACCGTTACATTACGACCCGCGATGTGCCGGGTCTCGTGCGCATCGTGCTGGTGTTAGTGGGGATTTACTTGATCTCCTGGGCAGCCCAGATGGGACAGAGCCTGCTGGTGGCGCGTACATCCCAGCGCGCGATGCGCGCCCTACGCCAGGAACTTTTCGTCCACATGCAGAGACTCCCGCTGAGTTTCTTCGACAAACATCCCCACGGGGATTTGATGAGCCGCCTGACCAACGATATGCAGGCTATCAGCATGGTGCTGGCGCAGAACGTGACGGCGCTGTTTTCCGGTATCCTGTCGCTGGTGGGGATCGTGGTGATGATGTTCGCCATCAATTTCTGGTTGACACTGGCCTCGATGATCGTGTTCCCGGCGATGCTGTGGCTGGTGGGCTTTGTGGGCCAGCGCACGCGAGAGGGCTTCCGCCAGTACCAGATGTACCTGGGCGTGCTCAACGGCAAACTGGAGGAGATGTTCAGTGGCCAGCGGGTGATCCTGGCCTTTGGGCGCGGCGATGCGGTATTGGCAGACTTCGAGCAGGCCAACCAAATCACCCGGGACGTGGGCATCCGCGCCCAGACGTACTCGCTCCTGGTTCCACCGCTGATGGGCATTATGAGCAACGCCAACGTGGCCATCCTGGCGGGCTTGGGCGGATGGATGACGCTGCGCGGCCTGGCCAGTGTGGGGACCATCGCTTCGTTCTACACCTACTCACGGCGCTTCGCCGCCCCACTGCGGCAATTGGGCGACCTGTACAACCAACTGCAATCGGCGCTGGCCGGCGCAGAGCGCATCTTCAATCTGCTGGACGAGCAGCCGGAACTGCCCGACGACCCGGATGCGGTGGAATTGGAGCGGGTTGCCGGCGATGTGGTCTTCGATCACGTGAACTTCAGTTATGTGCCCGGCGTGCCCGTGATCAAGGATATGAGCCTGCACGCCAAGCCGGGCCAGACCATCGCCTTGGTCGGCCCGACGGGAGCCGGCAAGACGACGATGATCAACCTCCTATCGCGCTTCTACGATGTGGACGGCGGTGCTATCCGCATTGACGGGATAGACATCCGCCGGATCAAGAGAGATAGCCTGCGGCGCCAGTTGGGTGTGGTCTTGCAGGACACTTTCCTGTTCACCGGGACCGTGATGGACAACATCCGCTACGGCAGGCTGGACGCCACGGATGAAGAAGTGATCGCCGCGGCGAAATTGGCGAACGCTCACCAGTTCATCGAGCGATTGCCCCAGGGCTACGCCACGATGCTCTCCGAGCGGGCCAGCAACCTTTCGGAGGGGCAGCGCCAACTAATAGCCATTGCCCGCGCCGTCCTATCCAATCCCGGCATCCTGATCTTGGACGAGGCCACCAGCAGCGTGGACACCCGCACGGAGGTGCAGATCCAGGCCGGGCTGCGCCGGCTGATGCAAGGGCGAACCAGTTTTGTGATTGCGCACCGCTTGAGCACCATCCGCGACGCCGACGAGGTGCTGGTGATCAACGAGGGGGAGATCATCGAGCGCGGCACGCACGAGGAGTTGCTGGCCCGGCAGGGCTTCTATTACCGACTGTATATGAGCCAGTTCAAAGGGCAGGTTCAACCAGTCCGCGTGCTCGGTTGA